Proteins found in one Aspergillus chevalieri M1 DNA, chromosome 2, nearly complete sequence genomic segment:
- a CDS encoding enoyl-CoA hydratase/isomerase family protein (COG:I;~EggNog:ENOG410PKMS;~InterPro:IPR001753,IPR029045,IPR014748;~PFAM:PF00378,PF16113;~go_function: GO:0003824 - catalytic activity [Evidence IEA]), translating into MADYSYKYYNITFPQQYVAHVEINRADKMNAFFEAMWVELSQVFNHLSQDPSVRAIVLSGAGDKAFTAGLDVKAASEGFLMDKKTDNDPARKAAHLRRHITSFQDCISAVERCEKPVIVVMHGFSLGLAIDLSTAADVRVCARNARFAVKEVDIGIAADIGTLSRLPKVVGNFGWVKEVALSARIFGADEALRVGFVNSVYDSKQDAVREAVGMATLMASKSPVAVQGTKEILNWSRDHSVQDGLRYTSVWNSAALQTEDVSSALLSGIQKRTPTFEKL; encoded by the exons ATGGCAGACTACTCTTACAAGTACTACAACATCACCTTCCCCCAGCAATATGTCGCCCACGTCGAGATCAACCGGGCCGACAAAATGAATGCCTTCTTCGAAGC TATGTGGGTCGAACTATCCCAAGTCTTCAACCACCTCTCCCAAGATCCCTCTGTCCGCGCCATCGTCCTCAGCGGCGCCGGCGATAAAGCATTCACGGCCGGACTAGACGTCAAAGCCGCGTCTGAGGGTTTCTTAATGGACAAGAAGACAGACAACGATCCCGCCCGCAAAGCCGCCCACCTCCGGCGCCACATCACCTCGTTCCAGGACTGTATCAGCGCCGTCGAGCGCTGCGAAAAGCCTGTTATCGTTGTCATGCATGGATTCTCGCTAGGACTAGCTATTGACCTGTCTACCGCAGCGGATGTGCGGGTATGCGCGCGTAATGCACGCTTCGCTGTCAAGGAAGTCGACATCGGTATTGCAGCGGATATCGGAACGCTGAGCCGGTTGCCCAAGGTGGTCGGAAACTTTGGTTGGGTGAAAGAAGTTGCATTGTCGGCGCGGATTTTTGGAGCGGACGAGGCTTTGCGCGTGGGCTTCGTTAATTCCGTGTATGATTCGAAACAGGATGCTGTTCGGGAAGCGGTGGGAATGGCAACGTTGATGGCTAGTAAGAGTCCGGTTGCGGTGCAGGGGACGAAGGAGATTTTGAATTGGTCGAGGGATCATTCTGTGCAAGATG GACTCCGGTATACATCGGTCTGGAACAGCGCTGCTTTACAGACCGAAGACGTATCTTCAGCACTACTATCGGGGATCCAGAAACGGACGCCAACGTTTGAGAAGCTGTGA
- a CDS encoding Zn(II)2Cys6 transcription factor domain-containing protein (COG:S;~EggNog:ENOG410PX46;~InterPro:IPR036864,IPR001138;~PFAM:PF00172;~go_function: GO:0000981 - DNA-binding transcription factor activity, RNA polymerase II-specific [Evidence IEA];~go_function: GO:0008270 - zinc ion binding [Evidence IEA];~go_process: GO:0006355 - regulation of transcription, DNA-templated [Evidence IEA]), which produces MEPSSIRSRRTHQKSRLGCRNCKRRRIKCDEKKPACSNCQHHGISCDFTASLPASPSPATSDPDEPQQRPASKYRFRASGYQSQLSRTSTPVSETLTASTGVQCDDPSIRPDGLSLADLQLFHHFVTSTYRTLAEDAHGWELWQVHVPQWSMTFSSILHLLLAFSALHCGHQQPASAPELRNRCIAQADQHFTFGVSTVTSILSQFELTPENAQPIYIAAILICFVYFARGPPPGEYLVFSDTGQAEWLVLLRGVRLIVTTRRQNIFKGVMAPSDADEGMMKQRYISPGWLEIWRGDQRQLLEVRQLVRQRSADFVQGDMYVSLVDSLMQTFEDAYVKMSAHRERVGLTQIIVGWLYRLPEAYISLLQEKQPPALVILAHWSILLQYMRSVWYMRGWDYHVIDGVQRFLPWDWKEWASWPLRRIQSIEHPG; this is translated from the exons ATGGAGCCTAGTTCCATCCGCTCCAGGCGCACGCATCAGAAATCGCGTTTGGGTTGTCGCAACTGCAAAAGACGCCGTATCAAG TGCGATGAGAAGAAACCAGCCTGCTCCAATTGCCAGCACCATGGCATCTCCTGTGACTTCACAGCGTCGCTCCCTGCCTCACCCTCTCCGGCCACCTCCGATCCCGATGAGCCACAACAACGCCCTGCCTCGAAATATCGGTTCAGAGCGTCGGGATACCAGTCCCAATTGAGTCGCACTAGTACGCCTGTTAGTGAGACACTCACGGCCTCGACCGGTGTGCAATGCGACGATCCTTCTATTCGTCCGGATGGCCTGTCGCTGGCTGACCTCCAGTTATTCCACCATTTTGTCACGTCGACTTATCGCACTCTTGCTGAGGATGCTCATGGCTGGGAGCTGTGGCAGGTCCATGTTCCTCAGTGGAGTATGACTTTTTCGTCAATCCTGCATCTCCTTTTGGCTTTCTCGGCTCTTCACTGTGGTCATCAACAACCGGCATCGGCCCCGGAACTGCGGAATCGGTGTATCGCGCAGGCGGACCAGCATTTCACCTTTGGCGTCAGCACCGTTACCTCGATTCTCTCCCAGTTCGAATTGACCCCGGAGAATGCCCAGCCCATCTACATTGCTGCTATCCTTATCTGCTTTGTCTACTTTGCACGCGGGCCGCCGCCAGGGGAGTACCTTGTTTTCAGTGACACTGGCCAGGCAGAATGGCTGGTCCTCCTGCGCGGTGTCCGGCTTATTGTCACAACGCGACGTCAAAATATTTTCAAAGGGGTCATGGCGCCGTCCGATGCAGATGAGGGGATGATGAAGCAGCGCTATATCAGCCCGGGATGGCTGGAGATCTGGAGAGGTGATCAGCGACAGCTTCTAGAGGTTCGACAACTGGTACGCCAGAGGAGTGCCGATTTTGTCCAGGGAGACATGTACGTTTCTCTCGTTGACAGTTTGATGCAGACGTTTGAAGATGCATATGTCAAGATGAGTGCACATCGGGAAAGAGTCGGTTTGACACAGATTATTGTCGGTTGGCTGTATCGCCTTCCTGAAGCGTACATCAGTCTCCTGCAAGAGAAACAACCTCCTGCGTTGGTCATACTTGCGCATTGGAGTATTTTGCTCCAATATATGAGGTCCGTCTGGTACATGCGTGGCTGGGACTACCATGTCATCGACGGAGTCCAACGCTTTCTACCGTGGGATTGGAAGGAATGGGCTTCATGGCCTTTGAGACGGATCCAGTCAATAGAGCATCCCGGATAA
- the RHA1 gene encoding rhamnogalacturonan acetylesterase RgaE (CAZy:CE12;~COG:V;~EggNog:ENOG410PNVV;~InterPro:IPR013830,IPR036514;~PFAM:PF00657,PF13472;~SECRETED:SignalP(1-16)) yields the protein MKSIAFFLFLLPSTLGATIYLAGDSTMAAGGGGSGTNGWGEYISSSISGTVTNKAIGGRSARSYTREGRFEEIANSLQQGDYVVIEFGHNDGGSLSSSDNGRTDCGGTGEETCTTEYDGQTETVLTFPAYLENAAKLFQEKGASVVISSQTPNNPWETGEFVYKATRFVEYGKLAADTAGVEYVDHGAYVASIFESLGEDTVNGFFLNDHTHTSAEGAQVVAEAFLKGVVCSDVSLKAVLTTTDFDGECL from the exons ATGAAGTCTATTGcgttcttcctctttctcctccccTCAACCCTAGGAGCAACCATCTACCTCGCCGGTGACTCAACCATGGCCGCCGGGGGAGGCGGGTCAGGGACCAACG GCTGGGGTGAATACATctcatcctccatctccggTACCGTCACCAACAAAGCCATCGGCGGCCGCAGCGCCCGCTCCTACACGCGCGAAGGGCGCTTCGAGGAAATCGCCAATTCCCTACAACAAGGCGACTACGTGGTGATCGAATTTGGCCACAACGATGGCGGGTCGTTGTCCAGTTCAGATAACGGCCGCACCGACTGCGGCGGCACAGGGGAAGAGACGTGCACGACCGAGTACGACGGGCAGACCGAGACCGTGCTCACGTTCCCGGCGTACCTGGAGAACGCAGCGAAGCTGTTTCAGGAGAAGGGCGCTTCCGTGGTGATATCCAGCCAGACACCGAACAACCCGTGGGAGACGGGGGAGTTTGTGTACAAGGCGACGCGGTTCGTCGAGTATGGCAAGTTAGCTGCTGATACTGCTGGCGTGGAGTATGTTGATCATGGGGCGTATGTGGCGAGTATATTTGAGTCGCTTGGGGAGGATACGGTGAATGGGTTCTTTCTAAATGACCATACGCATACGAGTGCAGAGGGGGCGCAGGTGGTTGCTGAGGCGTTTCTGAAGGGTGTGGTGTGCAGTGATGTTTCGTTGAAGGCTGTGTTGACCACGACGGATTTTGACGGAGAGTGTCTGTAA
- a CDS encoding uncharacterized protein (COG:S;~EggNog:ENOG410Q26X;~SECRETED:SignalP(1-18)) produces the protein MKFSIAAAAGLFAALTTALPEAFTLVADGGKTVLTDGQKLLIGADPASHEILILRSSNATTGVSFTSKDQTPTGFQTLYVVDGQVAPVGLTLPHSGATPEGASLDGFGVDKDGYFTHDGKNYFGIEGYGDNPERVINWVDGHSSTQRIANLWVKECKGC, from the exons ATGAAGTTCTCCatcgctgctgctgccggtcTCTTCGCGGCTCTTACTACCGCTCTCCCCGAGGCCTTTACCCTCGTCGCTGATGGCGGCAAGACCGTTCTGACCGATGGCC AGAAGCTCCTCATCGGCGCTGATCCTGCCTCCCACGAGATCCTTATCC TCCGCAGCTCCAACGCCACCACCGGCGTCAGCTTCACCTCTAAGGACCAGACCCCCACTGGCTTCCAGACCCTGTACGTTGTTGACGGCCAGGTCGCCCCCGTCGGTTTGACCCTTCCTCACTCGGGCGCTACCCCCGAGGGTGCCAGCCTTGACGGCTTTGGCGTCGACAAGGACGGCTACTTCACCCACGACGGCAAGAACTACTTCGGAATTGAGGGCTACGGCGACAACCCAGAGCGTGTTATCAACTGGGTTGATGGCCACTCGAGCACCCAGCGCATTGCCAACCTCTGGGTTAAGGAATGCAAGGGTTGCTAG